A segment of the Yersinia rochesterensis genome:
GCAACCGCCATATGCTCAGTGGCAATCTGGAAACCAGAACTTTGTCTGGCTGGGGTTTTGATTATCTGGTGATGGATAAAATCTCAGAACCGGCCTCCACCATGATGGGGTGCCCAGATAACACCCGTCGCCCGCAATTTATCGCCGCTAATCTGGGTGATGCCGCCATGCAGCGCTACAACAGCCGCCTGCCGATTGTGGTTTATGTGCCGCAAGGTGTTGATGTGAAATACCGGATTTGGCAAGCTGGCAATGAAGTCAGAAATGCGCAGGTGAAATAAACCTCGCGAACACCGGAAAAGGCTGACGCGGCCTTTTTCGGTGTTGTGCTACCGCCCGCAGTAAAAACTACAGAATTTCAACCACTTCCAGCCAACCGTGTTGACCACAAACCGCCCCTCCTTTCAGCCAACGGCGCAGCATATCTAATGCCAGCATGGCGCTGCTTTCTTGGCGGATGCGCAAACTATGGCGACTTGCCTGATAAGCTACCGTCTGGGCAAAAGTCCCATCAGGGGTATGCAGTGCCACACTCAGGCGATCGTTTTGCATGGCGCTCACTGCTAACACCACCTGAGCACCACACAGCATTGATAATGACTGCGCACGGCCAGCAACCTCATTTAATGACTCCTGGCAATGCGCCGGTAATAACTCGCCCCCAGCCAAAGGTGCAGCGGCGCTTTGTAACTGCCAATGCAACAACCCACCGGTAAATTGTTCACTGACGGCTAATAACAGCCCGCGTTGAGTCAATTGTTCACTCAACAATGCCGGTAAGCCCCGCGTACCTTCGAATATGATGCTCTCACCCGCGACCGCCTTGACCTGTTGCCAGATTTCCTCCATCGCCGCTTGCTGCGAAGCTGGCCCGGTTAGCTTCAATTCAATAATGGGGGCGGATGAGCGATAGCCTAGCACCGCGCCGTCCGGGAGTAGCAGTGAATCTAACTCAAGGGCCAAATCACTTTCCGAGCGGCCAAAGGTGGTCATTCGCAAACATAATGGCGGTTCAGCCACATCAAAATGTTGACGTAAGCGTGGCATAATCTGCTGCTCAACCATCACTTTAAATTCTGACGGCACACCGGGGGTGAAAAACATCAAACATTTATTGAGCCGTAAAGCAAAACCACACGCGGTTCCGACCGGGTTATCCAGCATTTCGGCATTGGCCGGAATATGCGCTTGTTTACGATTGGTCGACGACATTACCCTGCCGCGCTCTTTAAAGAATGCTTCC
Coding sequences within it:
- the eco gene encoding serine protease inhibitor ecotin; the protein is MKRLSIAITSLLMAASASTIAATEPPLNQQQPLEKIAPYPAAEKGMSRQVIFLDPQEDENNFKVELLIGKTIEVDCNRHMLSGNLETRTLSGWGFDYLVMDKISEPASTMMGCPDNTRRPQFIAANLGDAAMQRYNSRLPIVVYVPQGVDVKYRIWQAGNEVRNAQVK
- a CDS encoding nicotinamide mononucleotide deamidase-related protein YfaY; this encodes MIRVEMLSTGDEVLHGQIIDTNAAWLADYLFNQGLPISSRETVGDSLASLIEVLTERSQVADVLIVNGGLGPTSDDLSALAAARAAGTELIEHPEWIARMEAFFKERGRVMSSTNRKQAHIPANAEMLDNPVGTACGFALRLNKCLMFFTPGVPSEFKVMVEQQIMPRLRQHFDVAEPPLCLRMTTFGRSESDLALELDSLLLPDGAVLGYRSSAPIIELKLTGPASQQAAMEEIWQQVKAVAGESIIFEGTRGLPALLSEQLTQRGLLLAVSEQFTGGLLHWQLQSAAAPLAGGELLPAHCQESLNEVAGRAQSLSMLCGAQVVLAVSAMQNDRLSVALHTPDGTFAQTVAYQASRHSLRIRQESSAMLALDMLRRWLKGGAVCGQHGWLEVVEIL